The segment CCCAGACCCTCCCGGGTGAGGTCGTGCCCCCTCGATTCGAGAGCCGAGAACCCCGTGAGCTTGATGCGCCCGCGCAGGTCCCACTTGCGCACGCTGCCGGCGGCGAAGCGACAAGCCCGGCAGCGGTCGTCGTACAGGAGCTCCGCCTCGGGAGGCCGTAGCGGCTCTTGCGGGCGTTCGTCGTGGCGGGGCAACGGGGGGCGCACGGAGCGGGCAAGATAAAGCGGTTGCCTTGCGCGCTTGCGCCGTTGGCGCGAGGGTGCCTCCGCCGCCGGCTTGGCGAAGACGGGCCCGCGAAAGCTTAAGACGCCGGTCGCTCCCTTGGACCCGCGATGTCGCAGCGGACGCTTGCCGTCCTGGCCCTTGTCGCCCTCGTCGCGGCAGGTTGTGTCGGTCCCACCGAGACCGTGGCCCCTGCGGACACCCAGTCGTCCCTCGATCGGGCTGGGCTTTCCGTCGAACGTTTCCTGGCCTTGCCCGGCCAGAGCCTCTGGATCCCGGCGTCCAGCGACGGAACCGAGCTCCACGTCCGGCTGTTCCTCCCCGATCTCTCGTCCGATTCCGATTGGAGGGCCCCGACGCTCCTTGTCATGAGTCCGTACTTTGCGCCGGCCTCGCGCGAGGATCCCGACGACACGGCAAGCCCGCCCGGCTACTTCCGCTACAAGTGGCTCCTCGAGAACTTCGTGCCGCGCGGGTACGCGGTGGTGTTCGCCGACGTGCGAGGGACGGGGGAGAGCGGCGGATGCCTCGAGCAGACGGCCACGCTCCAATCCCAGGACGGCTACGATCTCGTGGAGTGGATCGCCGCGCAGCCTTGGAGCAATGGGCGCGTGGGCATGTTCGGGAAGTCGTACGACGGCGAGACGCAGCAGGCAACGGCAACGCTCGCGCCGCCGCACCTCACGACGATCGTCCCCGTGAGCAGCGTGAGCGGCCAGTACGAATGGAACTTCTACGACGGCGTCCCGTACACGCTCCACAACTTCTTTGGCAACTTCTTCTACGGCACGGGCGAAGGCATGGACCCGCCCTCGAGCGTCCAGGGCTGGCGCAACTACGGGTCGCGGCCGCTGTGCCAGCCGGAGATGTTCGTCCACGGCCTCGACACAAGCGGCGACTGGGACGAATATTGGGAGGTGCGGGAGTTCCGCAAGAGGGCCGACGACGTGCGCGCAAGCGTCCTCTACGTGCACGGTCTTCAGGACTGGAACGTGAAGCCCGTGGCGATCCGCGACTGGTTCGACCGCATCCCCTCGGAGAAGCGCGCCGTTCTCGGACAGTGGGCGCACGACTACCCGGAGGAGAACCGCTTCCGGCCGGAGTGGAGCCGCCCCGACTGGCGCGAGCTCGTCCACCGCTGGTACGATCACTGGCTCCTTGGCCTCGACAACGGCATCCTCGATGACCTTCCGCCCGTGCAGGTGCAGGATTCGTCGGGGACCTGGCGCCGCGAAGCGGCCTTCCCGCCCGCCGACGCCGCTTCGTTCGCGCTCCACTTCGCGCCCGGCGCGCTCGTCCTCGAGCCCCCGCCTGCGTTCGAGCCCCTCTTCTTCCGCGAGAACATCGAAGCGTTCGCGCGCTCCGCCGGCGCGCCCGTGCCCACAGTGCCCCCTCCGGTCGCTCCTCCCAACGAGGCGCTCGTGTTCGAGAGCGATCCTCTTTCCCAGACGATCCACGTCAGCGGATGGCCCACGGTGACGTTCCGGTTCACGGTCGTCGATTCGCTCACCGGCGGGACCGACCCCCACTTCGCCTTCGTCCTGTACGACGTGAGCCCCGACGGGAAGGCCCAATGGATCAACCGGGGGTACCTGTCCGCGCGCCACCGCGACGGCGTGGAGAACCCCAAGCCCACGCCCATGCGCGAGCCGATCGACTACACGGTTCGGTTCTTCCCCGCGGACACCGTCGTCGAGGCGGGGAACCGCCTCCGCCTCGTCCTTTCCGGCAGCGACGGTTGGACGCAGCCGGAGGGAAGCTTCTGGGCGGGCGTCGTCGAATCGGGCACCCTTTCGCTCCCCGTCGTCGAGCGGGACTGGAACGCCGTGCGTCTTCCCGTCGAGTTTGGCGAGCCCGTCAAGAGCTAGGTTGGCCCGGTCGTAGGATGCAACCAGAAGCTTTTCGACCCGCCCGTGGGCAGGGGAAGGGCATGAAGGCAGCCATTCCGCTCCTTGTCGGCTTTCTGCTCGCCGGTTGCGTGTCGCCGCAGGCGCCCGAGGAGGTCGCCCCTTCGTCCCAGCCGCCCGTCGAGGAGTCGCCCGAGGTCTTCGCGCCCGGTTGGCCCTCCCTCGCCGACGCCCGGATCCGCCCGGGCATCCAGATCGGAACCTCTTCGAATCCGCTCTCGGCGGTCCGCCCGATCAGCCAATGCACGGCCAACTTCCTGTTCCGCAGCCTCGACAACCGGTCGCTGTACCTTGGGACGGCGGCGCATTGCGTGGACGACCTTGCCGTGGGAGACTCGTACCCGCTGCTTCGGGGCGCGGCGAGCGCGACCGTCGCGTACGTGAGCTTCCACACGATGAAGGAGATCGGCGAGACCGACCGCGTGGCAAGAGACGACAACGACTTCGCTCTCCTGCGCATCGACGACGAGCACCGCCTCCTTGCCCACCCGGCCATGCTCCACTACGGCGGTCCGGTCGCGCTTGCCGATAGCTCGTCCGTCGGCAACGGCGAGCGCGTGCGCTTCTACGGCAACTCGGACTTGCGGCAGGATGCCGATCCGCTGTCGCCCCACAGCGGCTGCGTGGTCAACTCCAATCCGTGGGCGATCGAGTTCGCAAGCCCGTACCCCGGCATCTTCGGGGATTCGGGAAGCGGCGCGCTTGCCGCCGACGGGGCCGCCCTTGGGGTCGTGATCACGCTGCGCGTGGGCTCCGGCGGGACCTCCAATGCGCTCATGCGCTTGGACGCCGCACTCGGCTACGCGCGCGAGCACGCGGGCGTCGAGGTGGAGCTTGTGACGTGGGAATCCCTCTCCGAGCTCGCGCTCCCCGAGTGGCCTTGCTAGGGCTCGGCCCGCAAGCGGGCGTTCGCCCCGCCGCCGCAGCCTCCGCCGCACGCGTGGTCCGCCGAGCCGTCGTGCTCGTGCACGACGTGGAGGTGCTCGTCGGGTGCCGCGCCAAGACCGGTCGGGGAGCCGATGGCGAGCTCGGGGATGCCCGTCTCCGAGGGCGTCCGATCGCGCGGGGGGGTCGAGCCAAACACGGGCTGGCTTCGCGGGTCCTCCCACAAGAACTGCGGCGAACCCGGACGCTTCAGGAGGACGACCCGCGAGTCGCGGCGCTCCCCCGCGAGCTCGTAGCCGAGCGCGGCGCGGATCGTCTGGGCAAACGCGAGGACCTCCTCGTGCAGGGGCACGTTGTCCCAGGTCATGCGCTCGCGCGAGTAGCCCACGTATTCGTAGGCCTTGCATTCGATGAAATCCGGCTGCGCCCGCGCGTCCATGCGCGCGAACGTTCCGGCCGCGTGCGCGTTCCAACCCTTGATGACCGTGTGGCGCACGACCGTGCGGCTGCGCGCGCGGAGCGCCGGCAGCATGCGGAGCGTCTCGTTGAGCTTCTCCCAGGCGCGCGGCGTCGTGGGCACGCCCAGGCGGTGGAAGGTGACCTCGTCGGGGCTGTCGAAGGAGACGTACAGCTGCGTGGGCGGAGGATCGAGCTTGGCGAGGACCTCCGGCGTCGTCCCGTTCGTCACGAGGTACGTGGTGATGCCGCGGGCGTGGCATTCGGCGAGGAAGCCCGAGAGGTACGGGTAGAAGGTGGGCTCGCCGGTCAGCGAGATGGCCACGTGCTTGGGGCTTTGGCTCTCGAGCCAGCGCGCCGGCGACACGCGGGAATCCCCCTTGGCGCCCGTCAGGAGGAGGTTCTGCTGCCGGATCGATTCGTCCAGGACGAACCGAGGTTCGTCGAAGGGCCCTTCGACCTGACGCTCCCATCCTTGGTAGCGCCAGCAGTACAGGCACGTCTTGTTGCAGTACGTGGCCATCGGCGTCATTTGCAGGCAGCGGTGGCTCTGGATGCCGTAGAACGTGTTCTTGTAGCAGCCGCGGCCGGCGGCAAGCTGCTCCTTGGTCCACTTGCACACCTTGACGGCGCTGTGGTTCCCCACGACGCCGTACTGCTGGTGCTCGAGGACCTTCCGCAGCTCGTCGTCCATCGGGTCGCGCCAACGAGGGAGGGGAGGATAAAGCTTGGGCCACGCCGCGTGCCGGGCCGGTCAACGGGCGTGCAAGACGGAGGCCGGGCGGACAAGAACCCTTAAATCGTAGGCCCCCCGAATTGCGCATCGGGATTGCCGTGCCGTTTGCCAAACGTCCGCTCGCCGTGCTGTCCGTCGCCCTGCTCGTGCTGCCGCTTTCCACGCTGGCTTCGCAGGTCGGCGTCGCCGGCCCCTTCGGGGCGGCCGAGGCCTCCGCAGCGACGTGCCGCGAGGGCAGCTCCTACACCTACGTGTACAGCGGCAGCCGCTCGTTTGCCGCCGTTCCGCCGACGGGCGTCCCGCCCACCACGGCAGACCCGAACCTCGGCAAGCCGGGCGCCCAATGCGCATCGTGGACCCTCGCCGTCACCGAGCACGCGAACACGGTCGCGCGCTACCAGATCGAGATCGCCGATTCGAGGGGCGTGAAGTACGTTTGGGACCGCTACACGCTCGGATCGGCCGACGAGACGGTGTACAACATCGAGAGCAGCACGCTCACGCACACGAACTTCCTCGTCTACTGCTCGCTGTTCGTGCCGCGCGCAAGCGGGTCCGGCCAGACGTGCGGGATCGCGCCGGGCACGATGTTCGGCGGGACCTGGACGGTGCGCGTGATCGTGTGCGCGCTTGCGACGACCGCGCAGTGCCTGCCGCCCGGCGACGGGCACGGC is part of the Candidatus Thermoplasmatota archaeon genome and harbors:
- a CDS encoding CocE/NonD family hydrolase, producing the protein MSQRTLAVLALVALVAAGCVGPTETVAPADTQSSLDRAGLSVERFLALPGQSLWIPASSDGTELHVRLFLPDLSSDSDWRAPTLLVMSPYFAPASREDPDDTASPPGYFRYKWLLENFVPRGYAVVFADVRGTGESGGCLEQTATLQSQDGYDLVEWIAAQPWSNGRVGMFGKSYDGETQQATATLAPPHLTTIVPVSSVSGQYEWNFYDGVPYTLHNFFGNFFYGTGEGMDPPSSVQGWRNYGSRPLCQPEMFVHGLDTSGDWDEYWEVREFRKRADDVRASVLYVHGLQDWNVKPVAIRDWFDRIPSEKRAVLGQWAHDYPEENRFRPEWSRPDWRELVHRWYDHWLLGLDNGILDDLPPVQVQDSSGTWRREAAFPPADAASFALHFAPGALVLEPPPAFEPLFFRENIEAFARSAGAPVPTVPPPVAPPNEALVFESDPLSQTIHVSGWPTVTFRFTVVDSLTGGTDPHFAFVLYDVSPDGKAQWINRGYLSARHRDGVENPKPTPMREPIDYTVRFFPADTVVEAGNRLRLVLSGSDGWTQPEGSFWAGVVESGTLSLPVVERDWNAVRLPVEFGEPVKS
- a CDS encoding DCC1-like thiol-disulfide oxidoreductase family protein → MPRHDERPQEPLRPPEAELLYDDRCRACRFAAGSVRKWDLRGRIKLTGFSALESRGHDLTREGLGSSVHVVREGVLLSGGDAVLAVLSTLFQPLSVLERFQTVRRVIRRGYRVLANILHG
- the twy1 gene encoding 4-demethylwyosine synthase TYW1, which translates into the protein MDDELRKVLEHQQYGVVGNHSAVKVCKWTKEQLAAGRGCYKNTFYGIQSHRCLQMTPMATYCNKTCLYCWRYQGWERQVEGPFDEPRFVLDESIRQQNLLLTGAKGDSRVSPARWLESQSPKHVAISLTGEPTFYPYLSGFLAECHARGITTYLVTNGTTPEVLAKLDPPPTQLYVSFDSPDEVTFHRLGVPTTPRAWEKLNETLRMLPALRARSRTVVRHTVIKGWNAHAAGTFARMDARAQPDFIECKAYEYVGYSRERMTWDNVPLHEEVLAFAQTIRAALGYELAGERRDSRVVLLKRPGSPQFLWEDPRSQPVFGSTPPRDRTPSETGIPELAIGSPTGLGAAPDEHLHVVHEHDGSADHACGGGCGGGANARLRAEP